The Granulicella sp. 5B5 nucleotide sequence CTCCGCCAGCAACTGCAACGCCTCCCGCGGAGTCAACCCATCCACATCGACCTCTTCAATCCGATCCACAATCCGCTGCGACAGTGGCGTAAACATCGTCATCTGCAAACTCGCCTTCTCCGGAACAGCCTCACGCACCTGCTGCGTCTCGGCCTTCTCATGCACCTTCAGCACCGCGCGGGCTCGCTCAATTACCGCCTGCGGTAACCCCGCTAGCCGCGCTACCTCGATGCCATAACTCTTGTTCGCCGCCCCGGCCTCCACTGTATGCAGAAACACGATCCCGCTCGCGTTTTCCTTTACCGTTACACGCACGTTCCTCAACCGCAGCAGCTGCTCGGCCAGCAGCGTCAGCTCATGATAGTGCGTCGCAAACAGCGTCCGCGCCCCAACAGCATCATGCAGATGTTCCACCGTCGCCCACGCCAGCGACAGCCCATCATACGTAGCCGTCCCACGCCCCATCTCATCCAGCAGCACCAGCGAACGCGCCGTCGCCGTATTCAAAATCGCAGCCGTCTCCGTCATCTCCACCATGAACGTCGACCGGCCGCGAGCCACATTATCGCTCGCACCAATCCGCGTATAAATCCGGTCGACAACACCCAGCCGCATCCGCTCCGCCGGCACAAAACACCCGCACTGCGCCATGATCGTCAGCAGCGCCGCCTGCCGCAGATACGTGCTCTTACCGCCCATATTCGGCCCGGTAATCAGCAGCAGGGAAGGCTCTCTGCCCTCGTCATCTCTACCACACAAACTCAGCGAGTTCGGCACGAACCGCCCCGCACCCTGCTCCTCCAGCCTCCGCTCCACAACCGGATGCCGCGCCGCTACAAACTCCAGCACACCACTCGCATCCACCGTCGGCCGAGTCCATCCACGCAGCGCAGCCATGTGCGCGAAGTTCGCCAGCAGATCAATCTCCGCCACCTGCCGCGACGTCTCCCGCACCCGAGCAGCATGTGTCAGCAGTTGCTGCCGCAGCTCCCCAAAGATCCGCCGTTCAATCTCGCCGCTGCGCTCCTGCGCCGTCAGAATCTTCGTCTCCAGCTCCTTCAGCTCCGGAGTCGTAAACCGCTCCGCATTCACCAGTGTCTGCTTGCGCTCATAGTCGGCGGGAACGGCCTTCGCATTCGCCTTTGTCACCTCAAGGTAGTAGCCAAACACGCTGTTGAACCGCACCTTTAGCGACGTGATTCCTGTCCGTTCACGCTCTCGCTCTTCAATCGCCGCAATCCGCTGCCTTCCTGAAGACGAGAGCCCGCGCAGCTCATCCAGCTCCGCATCCACACCCGCGCGCACCGCGCCACCATCGCTCAGCGAAACAGGAGGCTCTTCCACCAGTGTCCGCGCAACCATCTCCTGCAAGTCTTCCAGCGCATCGAACGCCGCATCCAGCTCCGCCCACCGCCCGCCATCTTTGGTAAACTCCGCGACAGCCTTCCGCAGCCCCGGCAGCCGCGCCAGCGTCACACCCAGCGACACCACCTCACGCGGCCCAGCCGTCTCCATCGCCACACGCCCCAGCAGACGCTCCAGGTCCAGCACACCATCCATCGCCCGCCGCACACCTTCGCGTCGCCGAATATCTGCCGCAGCCAGCGCAACCGCATCCAGCCGCGCATTGATCGCCTCCAGCGACTGCATCGGCCGCAACAACTGCGCGCGCAGCATCCGTTTACCCATCGGAGTGCAGCACGCATCCAGCGTCCAGAACAACGTTGTCTGAGGCCCCTCTGCGCTGAACAGCGGCTCCACCAGTTCCAGGTTCCGCACACTCACCGCATCCAGTTCTAGGCAGTCGCGCCGCTCGTAGTACCGCAGCCCGTCCAGGTGCTCCAGCGCCCCCTGCTTTGTCGCGCGCAGATAATGCACCACCGCACCCGCAGCCACTGCCGCCGCGCCATGACCCGTCAACCTCATCCCATCCAGCGAGTGCACCTTTAGCTGCTGCCGCAACAGCGGCACCGCATACTCCTCGGTGAACACCCACTCTTCCACTTCAGTCCGAGCCCCCGAAAGATCGGGTGTCCCATCCATCACCGCCTCACCCTCGCGCGCAGCCGCCTCATCAGCTCCCTTCAGCACTCCCTGCCGAACACTCTGGCTTGTCCCACCAAACCCCGCACCCTTCGCAAACAGAATCTCCGCCGGCCGCATCCGCGCCAGCTCATCCAACGCCAACGCCCAGGCACTTGCGCCCGCAAACTCCGTCGCACGAAACTCACCCGTCGAAAGATCGATCACCGCCACGCCCACGGTTGCCGTTCCGACCGCCGCCACGCTCGCCAGCCACTGGCTCTCGCTCGCATCCAGCGCCGCATCCACCGCGGTTCCCGGAGTCAGCACACGCGTCACCTCGCGCCGCACCACGGTCTTGGCGAGCTTGGGGTCTTCCATCTGCTCGCAGATCGCCACGCGAAACCCCTTGCGCAGCAGCCTCTGCAGATACGTCCCCGCCGCATGGTATGGCACCCCACACATCGGTACGCTCTTGGCCTTGTCGCGAGCGGTCAGCGTCAGCTGCAGCTCCTTCGCCGCAATCAGGGCATCGTCATAGAACAACTCATAGAAATCGCCCATCCGAAAGAAGAGCAGGGCATCCGGATGCGCCTGTTTCGCAGCGAAATACTGACGCATCGCCGGCGTCAGTCCGCTCTCGCTCCCCACTTCCTTCGTCTCTGTAGCCATCGCCCTCGCGTGTCTCAACCAACGCTCAGAATACCCCACTGCCCCGATGAAATCTGGTCAGAAACTAGTTCAAGCGAAGAACAGAATGGCCGTCACTTCTCACTCCACCGCAAATCCCCGTACACTGTCCCTCAATGATTCAGGTCCCCATGTCCGACTCTCAGTTTGCCTCCGCCACCGAGCGCCTCCGCGCCAACGGCATCCATCTCACCGGCCCCACCGGCACTCTCACCAAGGACGGCATCACCGCCTCCTACACCCACGCCGACGGCAAACTCACCGTCGAGATCATCGACCGCCCCAGCCTCCTTCCGCTCTCCCTCATCGAAGCCAAGCTCCAGTCCTACCTCGAGCAGTCCGTGGCCTACGACGCCAGCAAATCCGCCCTCTGACATCCTGAGCGGCCACAGCGATATACTGTTATTTCGCGCCCTTTCTTTACGCGAACGTATATCGATGGCACTCCTCTGGCTCAGGCTCGCGGTCTTTCTCTACGGCATCGCCGCTCTTGCGGTCCTGCCCGCCGCGCTCTATGACCGCCCCCGCTGGCGCCACATCGCTCTCCCCGCCGCGCTCGCCGGCGCCTTCTTCCACTTCGTCTCCATCACTGAAACCCTCTACGCAGCCCACCGCGCCCTCCCCGTCGACACCCACGAGACCCTCTCGCTCCTCGGCCTCATCCTCGCCGCCGGCTTCCTCGTCCTCGCCGCGCGTTACAAGACCGTCGCCTTCGGCATCTTTCTTCTGCCCATTGCGGTCCTGCTTACCATCGTCCCAGCCTTCCACCCCGGCCACGAAACCCTCGTCTCCCCACGGTTCGGAGACCAGGCCCGCACCGGCTGGCTGATTCTGCATATCGTGCTGCTGCTCATCGCCTACGCCGCGCTCTTTCTCTCGCTCATCGCCAGCGTGCTCTATCTCGTGCAGGAGCGCCGCCTCAAGCAGAAGCGCGTCCCACGCCCGTCCTCCAGCAAGTATGCTGCGCGCATACGCGCCTGGCTGCCGCCGCTCGACACCCTCGACCAGATCGCCCTCAACTCGCTGCGCTTCGGCCTGCCCTGCATGACCGCCGGCTTGCTCATAGGCTCGGTCCTCGCGCTTGAAACCACGGGCCCTGCTTTCTTCGCCGACCCCAAGGTCCTGCTCTCCATCGCCATGTGGGTCGCTTACGTCCTCATGATCTTCATCCGCCGCCACAGCGGTCTCCGCGGACGCCGCGCGGTCTATCTCTCCAGCTTCGTCTTCCTCGTCGTGCTCGCCGTCTGGGCCGCCAACTCGCTCTCCACCGTCCACAGCTTCCGGACTCCCTAGCCGTTTTTGAAGGGGCGGGAGTTCAGTCCCGCCATCATGAGCAGAAATAAAAAGGGCTTCAGCCCGGAGGCAACGCAAACGTAATACTCATGTCCGAGACCAGGTCCAACGCGAAGCTGCTGCTCCTCGGTGTCAACCACACCACCGCGCCCATTGACGTGCGCGAGCGCCTCGCCATCCCCGTCGCCCGTCTCGCCGACGCCACGCGTACCCTCGCCCATCAGCCCGGCATCCGCGAAGCCCTCATCGTCTCCACCTGCAACCGCGTCGAGCTCCTCACCGTCCACGACCCCGGCGCCACGCCCAGCCCCATAGAGTTCCTCCACAACTACCT carries:
- the mutS gene encoding DNA mismatch repair protein MutS, with amino-acid sequence MATETKEVGSESGLTPAMRQYFAAKQAHPDALLFFRMGDFYELFYDDALIAAKELQLTLTARDKAKSVPMCGVPYHAAGTYLQRLLRKGFRVAICEQMEDPKLAKTVVRREVTRVLTPGTAVDAALDASESQWLASVAAVGTATVGVAVIDLSTGEFRATEFAGASAWALALDELARMRPAEILFAKGAGFGGTSQSVRQGVLKGADEAAAREGEAVMDGTPDLSGARTEVEEWVFTEEYAVPLLRQQLKVHSLDGMRLTGHGAAAVAAGAVVHYLRATKQGALEHLDGLRYYERRDCLELDAVSVRNLELVEPLFSAEGPQTTLFWTLDACCTPMGKRMLRAQLLRPMQSLEAINARLDAVALAAADIRRREGVRRAMDGVLDLERLLGRVAMETAGPREVVSLGVTLARLPGLRKAVAEFTKDGGRWAELDAAFDALEDLQEMVARTLVEEPPVSLSDGGAVRAGVDAELDELRGLSSSGRQRIAAIEERERERTGITSLKVRFNSVFGYYLEVTKANAKAVPADYERKQTLVNAERFTTPELKELETKILTAQERSGEIERRIFGELRQQLLTHAARVRETSRQVAEIDLLANFAHMAALRGWTRPTVDASGVLEFVAARHPVVERRLEEQGAGRFVPNSLSLCGRDDEGREPSLLLITGPNMGGKSTYLRQAALLTIMAQCGCFVPAERMRLGVVDRIYTRIGASDNVARGRSTFMVEMTETAAILNTATARSLVLLDEMGRGTATYDGLSLAWATVEHLHDAVGARTLFATHYHELTLLAEQLLRLRNVRVTVKENASGIVFLHTVEAGAANKSYGIEVARLAGLPQAVIERARAVLKVHEKAETQQVREAVPEKASLQMTMFTPLSQRIVDRIEEVDVDGLTPREALQLLAELQRELKGDVA
- the ccsA gene encoding cytochrome c biogenesis protein CcsA; translated protein: MALLWLRLAVFLYGIAALAVLPAALYDRPRWRHIALPAALAGAFFHFVSITETLYAAHRALPVDTHETLSLLGLILAAGFLVLAARYKTVAFGIFLLPIAVLLTIVPAFHPGHETLVSPRFGDQARTGWLILHIVLLLIAYAALFLSLIASVLYLVQERRLKQKRVPRPSSSKYAARIRAWLPPLDTLDQIALNSLRFGLPCMTAGLLIGSVLALETTGPAFFADPKVLLSIAMWVAYVLMIFIRRHSGLRGRRAVYLSSFVFLVVLAVWAANSLSTVHSFRTP